One window of Mangrovibacterium diazotrophicum genomic DNA carries:
- a CDS encoding GumC domain-containing protein has protein sequence MKQLLESQTIIRQILRWKFHLIVIGIITVALAILFSSPLFITPLFKSQARVYPINIKAFSEESESEQMLEVVSSTDIKRKMVEVFNLKERYDIKPDDRAAQTHVLRKYDEYVSSSKTRYETIELQVMDSDPEVACAMVDSLIAFYNAKMLEMRIAKYADELLGYQNDQRRKQAEIDSLNKQMEVFRKEYGILDYNSQTLQLTLGYAEVLARGASRSSVDDLQKRLALLGDKGGEFLQMQTKMRDLEKQREEIGTNLEEVQSLINREENFALVVEEPFPADKKSYPTRWIILLASLISVEFLAVLFILLFDPKETSKS, from the coding sequence ATGAAACAACTATTGGAAAGCCAGACCATCATCCGGCAGATTCTGCGCTGGAAATTTCACCTGATTGTAATTGGAATCATTACTGTTGCGCTGGCCATCCTATTTTCCTCACCGCTTTTTATCACGCCGCTTTTTAAGTCGCAAGCCCGGGTTTACCCGATCAACATCAAGGCTTTTTCCGAAGAATCGGAAAGTGAGCAGATGCTGGAAGTTGTTTCGTCAACCGATATCAAACGCAAAATGGTTGAGGTTTTCAATCTGAAGGAACGCTACGATATTAAGCCAGATGATCGCGCCGCGCAGACACATGTGTTGCGGAAATACGATGAATATGTGTCGAGCTCGAAAACGCGCTACGAAACGATTGAACTGCAGGTGATGGATTCGGATCCGGAGGTTGCCTGTGCGATGGTCGATTCGTTGATCGCTTTTTACAACGCCAAGATGTTGGAAATGCGCATAGCGAAATATGCCGACGAACTGTTGGGCTATCAGAACGACCAGAGACGAAAGCAAGCGGAGATCGACAGCCTGAACAAACAGATGGAAGTTTTCCGCAAGGAATACGGGATTTTGGACTACAATAGTCAGACACTTCAATTAACGCTGGGTTATGCTGAAGTGTTGGCTCGTGGTGCGTCGCGCAGCTCTGTTGACGATTTGCAAAAACGTTTGGCTCTGCTGGGTGATAAAGGGGGTGAATTCCTTCAGATGCAAACAAAAATGCGGGATTTGGAAAAACAGCGGGAGGAAATCGGTACCAACCTGGAAGAAGTACAGAGCCTGATCAATCGGGAAGAGAATTTTGCCCTGGTGGTGGAAGAGCCTTTCCCTGCTGATAAAAAGTCGTATCCGACGCGTTGGATTATTCTGCTGGCCAGTCTGATCTCTGTTGAGTTTTTGGCTGTGCTGTTTATCTTGCTTTTCGATCCGAAAGAAACATCCAAATCCTGA
- the tyrS gene encoding tyrosine--tRNA ligase — protein MNFVEELSWRGMLHDMMPGTEEQLKKEMTTAYVGFDPTAESLHIGSLAPIMLLKRFQLAGHKPVALVGGATGMIGDPSGKSQERNLLNEETLERNLAGIRKQLEKFLDFDSDAENKAVMVNNYDWMKDISFLEFIRDVGKHITVNYMMAKDSVKKRFSSESKVGMSFTEFTYQLVQGFDFYWLNQNMNCKLQMGGSDQWGNITTGTELIRRKSDGEAFALTIPLIKKADGTKFGKTESGNVWLDPNMTSPYKFYQFWLNTSDEDAESYIKIFTLLDKAEIDALIAAHREAPHERNLQRRLAEEITVLVHSQEDLEMAVEASQILFGRGTAESLRRLNESTFLSVFEGVPQFTVSKADLSAGVNVVDLLADHAAVFPSKGELRRTMKGNGLSINKDKFSDQDAMINEDYLIGGKYILVQKGKKNYFLLIAE, from the coding sequence ATGAATTTTGTTGAAGAATTAAGCTGGAGGGGCATGTTGCACGATATGATGCCCGGAACCGAGGAGCAATTGAAGAAAGAAATGACAACCGCATACGTTGGGTTCGACCCGACTGCTGAGTCGTTGCACATTGGTAGCCTGGCGCCAATCATGTTGCTGAAACGTTTCCAATTGGCAGGTCACAAACCCGTTGCACTTGTTGGTGGTGCTACAGGTATGATTGGTGACCCTTCCGGAAAATCGCAGGAGCGGAACTTATTGAACGAAGAAACATTGGAACGCAACCTGGCCGGTATTCGCAAACAGTTGGAGAAATTCCTGGATTTCGACAGCGACGCGGAAAACAAAGCCGTTATGGTGAACAACTACGACTGGATGAAGGATATCTCGTTCCTGGAGTTTATTCGCGACGTCGGTAAGCACATCACCGTAAATTATATGATGGCGAAGGATTCGGTAAAAAAACGTTTCAGTAGCGAGTCGAAAGTGGGCATGTCGTTCACTGAATTTACTTACCAGCTGGTACAAGGTTTTGACTTCTATTGGTTGAACCAAAACATGAACTGCAAACTGCAGATGGGCGGTTCAGACCAGTGGGGAAATATCACAACCGGTACTGAATTGATTCGCCGGAAGTCGGATGGTGAAGCATTTGCGCTGACGATTCCGTTGATTAAAAAAGCTGACGGCACTAAATTCGGTAAAACCGAAAGCGGAAACGTTTGGTTGGATCCGAATATGACTTCGCCTTACAAATTCTACCAGTTTTGGTTGAACACGTCGGATGAAGACGCTGAAAGCTACATCAAGATTTTCACTTTGCTGGATAAGGCTGAAATTGATGCGTTGATTGCGGCTCATCGCGAAGCACCACACGAACGTAATTTGCAGCGTCGCCTGGCGGAAGAAATTACCGTCTTGGTTCACTCGCAAGAAGATTTGGAGATGGCTGTTGAGGCATCGCAAATCCTGTTTGGTCGTGGAACGGCTGAATCTTTGCGTCGTTTGAACGAATCGACTTTCCTGTCGGTTTTCGAAGGCGTGCCTCAATTCACTGTTTCAAAAGCTGACTTGTCGGCTGGTGTGAATGTTGTTGATCTGTTGGCCGACCATGCCGCTGTTTTCCCATCGAAAGGGGAATTGCGCCGGACGATGAAAGGGAACGGATTGAGTATCAACAAAGATAAATTCTCGGATCAGGATGCGATGATCAACGAAGATTACCTGATCGGCGGAAAATACATACTCGTTCAGAAGGGCAAAAAGAATTACTTCCTGCTCATCGCTGAATAA